From one Triticum aestivum cultivar Chinese Spring chromosome 4B, IWGSC CS RefSeq v2.1, whole genome shotgun sequence genomic stretch:
- the LOC123093336 gene encoding uncharacterized protein isoform X4 has protein sequence MRPSPRWLSSTPPCSASGSHFIQSGWSAPHLGGSFSPAAHHAQASTTPTPQVTVDKELRCTSHLFPYPGGHGLMLLLLSFRAFLWCIRHSGWCNLFSEVNMLYSPMYLQKLSYDAQIRRVMTSCMRLDTQQIENIEAKISNTRPRCPTEMQPNEDGSKVEYWVWNPFRSKLAAVVLCGVDNIWIVRGITAWGLGRRS, from the exons ATGCGCCCATCCCCTCGCTGGTTGAGCTCAACGCCACCTTGCTCTGCCTCCGGCAGTCATTTCATCCAATCTGGCTGGTCCGCTCCCCACCTGGGCGGCTCCTTCAGTCCGGCAGCACACCACGCTCAAGCCTCCACCACCCCAACTCCTCAAG TTACAGTAGACAAGGAGCTCCGCTGTACCTCTCATCTCTTTCCCTATCCTGGTGGTCACGGGCTGATGTTGCTGCTCCTCTCCTTCAGG GCTTTTCTTTGGTGTATCAGGCATTCAGGCTGGTGTAATTTGTTTTCAGAAGTGAACATGTTGTACAGTCCAATGTATCTACAAAAATTAAGTTATG ATGCTCAAATACGCAGAGTAATGACATCCTGTATGCGCTTGGACACCCAGCAGATTGAAAATATAGAAGCAAAGATATCCAATACGAGGCCACGATGCCCGACAGAGATGCAGCCA AACGAGGACGGATCCAAGGTTGAGTACTGGGTGTGGAACCCCTTCAGATCCAAGTTGGCTGCTGTTGTACTCTGTGGTGTGGACAACATCTGGATT GTCCGAGGAATTACAGCTTGGGGACTTGGGAGGCGATCGTAA
- the LOC123093336 gene encoding uncharacterized protein isoform X2, which yields MRPSPRWLSSTPPCSASGSHFIQSGWSAPHLGGSFSPAAHHAQASTTPTPQVTVDKELRCTSHLFPYPGGHGLMLLLLSFRAFLWCIRHSGWCNLFSEVNMLYSPMYLQKLSYDAQIRRVMTSCMRLDTQQIENIEAKISNTRPRCPTEMQPIRAQSLFLDNEDGSKVEYWVWNPFRSKLAAVVLCGVDNIWIVRGITAWGLGRRS from the exons ATGCGCCCATCCCCTCGCTGGTTGAGCTCAACGCCACCTTGCTCTGCCTCCGGCAGTCATTTCATCCAATCTGGCTGGTCCGCTCCCCACCTGGGCGGCTCCTTCAGTCCGGCAGCACACCACGCTCAAGCCTCCACCACCCCAACTCCTCAAG TTACAGTAGACAAGGAGCTCCGCTGTACCTCTCATCTCTTTCCCTATCCTGGTGGTCACGGGCTGATGTTGCTGCTCCTCTCCTTCAGG GCTTTTCTTTGGTGTATCAGGCATTCAGGCTGGTGTAATTTGTTTTCAGAAGTGAACATGTTGTACAGTCCAATGTATCTACAAAAATTAAGTTATG ATGCTCAAATACGCAGAGTAATGACATCCTGTATGCGCTTGGACACCCAGCAGATTGAAAATATAGAAGCAAAGATATCCAATACGAGGCCACGATGCCCGACAGAGATGCAGCCAATACGCGCCCAATCTTTATTTCTTGAT AACGAGGACGGATCCAAGGTTGAGTACTGGGTGTGGAACCCCTTCAGATCCAAGTTGGCTGCTGTTGTACTCTGTGGTGTGGACAACATCTGGATT GTCCGAGGAATTACAGCTTGGGGACTTGGGAGGCGATCGTAA